The stretch of DNA GCCGTGCTACACTTTCCTTATGCCCTGAATAGGGTACGTCGCCTGCCTCCCCCACGAACACGAAGCCGTGTTTGAGGGGCCTTTTCTTTTTTGAGGGTGGTCAGGGCGATGTTCAGACCTCTCTTCCCGATAGAAATGGGCAGCCGAGGTAGCAGACAGTAGTGGGAGGTTTCGCCGTGACAAAACAGTCCAGCAGGCCCGTCAGCCCTCAGCATTCCCAGCGTGCGCGTCCAGACCGTATGGATGCAAAGCGTGTGGGAAGCTCTGCCCCGTCTTCATCAGCGCCGTCCACCAAAGAAGTGCAGAGCGGCACAGACCTTCTGGCCCTGCGTGCCCAACTTGCACGCGCCGAAAAAGCCGCCCGCCGTGCGCCCACGCCCGTTCCGGTGCGGCCTGCGCAGATGAATGCCAAGCCCGTGAAACCTCAGCGTGAGGTGGAGTTGGCAGGCGTTGCCACCGATGATTTCTCGTTGGCCCGCGCCCATGCCAAGCTGCGCGAAGCCGTGTACGAGGGCCAGTACCATGTGTGCGCCCACGCCATCGGGCACGCCCGCGCCGAAGGGTTTCTGGAACACGACATCATGCAGGTGCTGCTGGCCGGGCGCGTGCGGGCCGTGTACCCCGAAGACCGCCGCTGGCTGGTGTGCGGCTACTTCGAGGCGTGCGGCGTGGCTCTGCCGCTGCATGTGGTGGTGCAGCACCCGTATGGCACAATCGGCCCAGACGATGCCGTACTGGATATCGTGACTGCCTTCGTGCCCAAGCACCCGCACCACATCATCAGCCGCGCCCGTCTGGCCGTGATGCTGCGCTACGACGACGAGCAGATTCGCAGCCGCACCGCGCAGGTCGGCAACCGCGCAGGCCACCGCAGCAAAGGGAAGTGGAAACGGAGCGCCTAGGGTCACAGCCATGAGCCGTGACGACAGAAGGCGAACAGAGGGCGAACAAGGGAAGGGCCAGAGACTTGTATCTCTGGCCCTTCCGGTGTATCTCGGCCACCGCTTCAGCAGCCGATATCCTGCCCGAAGTATTTTCGGCCCAGTTGTGTGTGCGTGCCGTTGAGATCAAGCTTGTTCAGGGAGGCGTTGAGGGCCTGACGCAATTCGGTATTGCCTTTGCGAACCACGATGGCCACCTGCTCTTTCCAGAGGGTTTCACCGATAACCAGATTGGCCTTGCTGAAGGTCTTTACGGCGTCTAGCGCAGCAAATCTGTCGGTGGCTATCGCGTCCACCTGCCCAGTGGCTACCGCCTGAAGCACCGCCGTACTGTTGGGGTAGACCTGAATGGTCTTTCCAAAAGTCAGCTTACGCAGAAAGCCGAAGTAGGTGCTGCCCGCCTCTGCGCCTAAGTTTTTGCCTGCCAGAGCCTTACTGGTTATGGGGCCGCCCTTGCGCGTCAGGATGACGCCGCCCGTGCAGTAGGTGGGCCGCGAAAAATCCACCGTTTGCACCCGCGTACTGGTGATGGCGTGCGAGGCCAGTACCGCGTCAATCTGGTCACTTCTGTCGTTCACGTCGCGCAGCAGGCCGTCAAAGGGACGCACCACCCAGACCACTTTCAGGCCCATATCGCGGGCCACCGCCTCGCCCAAGTCCACCTCGAATCCGGCGGGTGCGCCTCCCTGCATAAAGTTGAAGGGTTCGAAATCGGCACTGGTGGCGAGGCGCAGGACGCCGCTGGCCTTGATTTCAGCGAGGGTACGGGCCTGTGCAGGCGCGATCAGTGCGGGTAAAGTGGCGATGAGTAGACTGGCAAGCAGGGTTTTGGTCGAACTGGAATGGATTCGCATTGGTGAACCTCCGGGCAATAAGATGGAACGTTGCCCGAAGTGTGAATTAAGTCCTATCACGCGCCCATGACGGTCAGCAGGCTCGAAGTATGAATTCTTACATTGAAGGTGCGGCGGTGCAGTCGGGATGTATTTCTATGCGGCTGGGGAAGGTCGAAGGGCCAAGGGTTTAAGGTGTTGAAGCAGGGACGGATCTGACTTCTAAGGCAAGAGCCGGAGAATCGCAGGGCTGCGAAGCAGAGGGAATGAGTGAGGGCCAGCGAGGGCCCTGCCTTCGACCCTTGACCCGTAGAATCACCCACAACCCTCGCATCAGCGCTTCAGTCCCAGTACAGTCACTTCCCGGCCAACACTACACCAGCCACCCGCGTGCCCATATCCAGTCCCGCCGCGCCGTCTACGGCCCAGTGAATCCCGCCCACAACCCGGCTGTAGGCGGCGTCCTGTGCAGCCTGGGTCAATCTGACCGCTTCACTGGGAAAGAGGGCCGACAGCACCTGCGCCGCTGCCCCGCTGACAGAGGCGTGCCCGCTGGGATAGGAAGGAAACGGAGGCGTGACGATGACGGGTTTCCAGCCCGCCTGAACCCCATCTGGGCCTGACATCCAGTTTTGCGGGCGGGCCACGACATACTGAAATTTAGCCCTCCAGCACGCAATAAACGCATTGTGTGTGGCAACAGCAGTGAGGGCCAACGCCTGAGCGGTATCAGGGCCGCCAAGGGCGTGTTGACGGCTCAGGGCGGCGGCCTGCTCCAGCCACATGCCCGCCGGGGTCACGGTGCCTGCTCCGGCAGCCCAGTAGAGGGCCAGGGCGCGGTCTGCGTCGGTCAGGCGGGATTGCAGGACGGCAAAGTCGGCACGGTCTGCGGCAAAAGCGGGGGCATTCCAAGCGGGCGGCGGGGTCACCTGCGGCAACGTGGCCGCACTGGTGGCAATCGGGCTGACCCAACCCCAGTTCACTTCCATCGCGTTCTGTCCGGGCAGAGCCTTCCATTTGCCCTCTGCAGTTGCAGGTATGCGGATGGCCAACGGACGATCTGCATGATCGGCCCGCGCAAACAACAGCACGCAATTGGCGATCACGCCCGCCACCGCATGTTCATCGGCCCCATGCGGAAGGCCAGCCAACCGTTCTTGCAAGCCCCATTCCAGCGCCGCTGTATCTTGCGGGAAC from Deinococcus sp. QL22 encodes:
- a CDS encoding vanadium-dependent haloperoxidase yields the protein MAPPSRTFLTYAAHPNIQRRISRVSAGTPTNLSADLVRGINTETLALIRARKLNPVRAARALALTLATVSDTQTLVSASGRALNTDAVAAIAAERLQSYLFPQDTAALEWGLQERLAGLPHGADEHAVAGVIANCVLLFARADHADRPLAIRIPATAEGKWKALPGQNAMEVNWGWVSPIATSAATLPQVTPPPAWNAPAFAADRADFAVLQSRLTDADRALALYWAAGAGTVTPAGMWLEQAAALSRQHALGGPDTAQALALTAVATHNAFIACWRAKFQYVVARPQNWMSGPDGVQAGWKPVIVTPPFPSYPSGHASVSGAAAQVLSALFPSEAVRLTQAAQDAAYSRVVGGIHWAVDGAAGLDMGTRVAGVVLAGK
- a CDS encoding ABC transporter substrate-binding protein, which codes for MRIHSSSTKTLLASLLIATLPALIAPAQARTLAEIKASGVLRLATSADFEPFNFMQGGAPAGFEVDLGEAVARDMGLKVVWVVRPFDGLLRDVNDRSDQIDAVLASHAITSTRVQTVDFSRPTYCTGGVILTRKGGPITSKALAGKNLGAEAGSTYFGFLRKLTFGKTIQVYPNSTAVLQAVATGQVDAIATDRFAALDAVKTFSKANLVIGETLWKEQVAIVVRKGNTELRQALNASLNKLDLNGTHTQLGRKYFGQDIGC
- a CDS encoding DUF4258 domain-containing protein gives rise to the protein MDAKRVGSSAPSSSAPSTKEVQSGTDLLALRAQLARAEKAARRAPTPVPVRPAQMNAKPVKPQREVELAGVATDDFSLARAHAKLREAVYEGQYHVCAHAIGHARAEGFLEHDIMQVLLAGRVRAVYPEDRRWLVCGYFEACGVALPLHVVVQHPYGTIGPDDAVLDIVTAFVPKHPHHIISRARLAVMLRYDDEQIRSRTAQVGNRAGHRSKGKWKRSA